In the Streptobacillus moniliformis DSM 12112 genome, one interval contains:
- a CDS encoding cysteine peptidase family C39 domain-containing protein: protein MWPACILTILKEYKIEYSIARLREIAGTDKQGTNIYGILKGLEYFNLNGRAVKISDKKFIIP from the coding sequence TTGTGGCCAGCATGTATATTAACAATTTTGAAAGAATATAAAATTGAGTACTCTATAGCTAGATTAAGAGAAATTGCTGGAACTGACAAACAAGGAACGAACATTTATGGTATTTTAAAAGGATTGGAATACTTTAATTTAAACGGAAGAGCAGTAAAAATAAGTGATAAAAAATTTATAATACCTTAA
- a CDS encoding DUF7662 domain-containing protein yields the protein MTDDEIKEDTYIEEKEDKKYIHKDSRFSPITEYLKGQDREIELDFSKVEELIGRKLCKSARTYPSYWYASEDRPMGNSIYNAGYDIVKVDVKKETIRLINYDK from the coding sequence TTGACTGATGATGAAATAAAGGAAGATACCTATATAGAGGAAAAAGAAGATAAAAAGTATATTCACAAAGACAGCAGATTTTCACCGATAACAGAATATCTGAAAGGGCAAGACAGAGAAATAGAGCTTGATTTTTCAAAGGTGGAAGAACTTATAGGCAGAAAACTTTGCAAATCAGCAAGAACCTATCCAAGCTATTGGTATGCAAGTGAAGATAGACCTATGGGAAATTCTATTTATAATGCAGGATATGATATTGTAAAGGTAGATGTAAAAAAAGAAACAATAAGGCTTATAAACTACGACAAGTAA
- a CDS encoding ABC transporter permease: MVSLELKKHKRKKLPVVVAIIVIVGAVIQYFMGNMTYNGVAYGKVLGWFFENGLTLNSYYLFIPVISMIGMELFALEKRNNTLKNLLVIPINRKEIILNKFCVLFIFAIVYIIATFLSMCLLELMFNLNSISSSFVLSYFAKYLIHGIICYILSAFIIGVMLYFKQNIQITVAFAFVFAFVGVFISQIKFAYIYCVNAMFYISGEVNSAIFEKIVACLVILFMVFLDVKLFSKISLREEF; the protein is encoded by the coding sequence ATGGTGTCTTTAGAGCTAAAAAAACATAAAAGAAAAAAACTACCAGTAGTAGTTGCAATTATAGTTATTGTTGGTGCTGTGATTCAGTATTTTATGGGAAACATGACTTACAATGGCGTTGCTTACGGAAAAGTTTTAGGATGGTTTTTTGAAAATGGTTTGACTTTAAATAGTTATTATTTATTTATACCGGTAATTTCTATGATTGGGATGGAATTATTTGCATTGGAAAAACGCAATAATACTCTCAAAAATTTACTGGTAATACCGATAAATAGAAAAGAGATAATACTTAATAAATTTTGTGTACTGTTTATATTTGCGATAGTTTATATAATAGCCACATTTTTGTCTATGTGCTTATTGGAATTAATGTTTAATTTGAACAGTATAAGTAGCTCATTTGTTTTATCATATTTTGCAAAATATTTGATTCATGGAATAATATGCTATATATTGTCGGCATTTATAATTGGGGTTATGTTGTATTTTAAACAAAATATACAGATAACGGTTGCATTTGCTTTTGTATTTGCTTTTGTTGGGGTTTTCATATCACAAATAAAATTTGCATATATTTACTGTGTAAATGCAATGTTTTATATTTCCGGCGAAGTAAACTCGGCTATATTTGAAAAAATAGTTGCGTGCTTAGTTATACTGTTTATGGTATTCCTTGATGTAAAGTTGTTTTCAAAAATTTCGCTTAGGGAGGAATTTTGA
- a CDS encoding peptidase domain-containing ABC transporter translates to MYHYVVIQNINKDKIVISDLAKGVLEYNLEDFYKFWTGILILIDKTMDIKKININKIDFWTFFKSIKLQKILIYNIIIISFIILFLGIFTSLYFKIVVDYVLKNKLVTTLNIIMTGVVFLLVIKSILELVRNQLILFLSQRIDDIILFGYYKHIINLPLNFFATRKIGEIISRFSDGSNIRQAISDILFTLTIDMPLSLLGGIILFYYNVRLFFVSLALLMLYFLVYSIFKNKIKIKNQDVLEKNAILTSNIIDNINGIETIKSYNLEKIIEDETDYRFIEFLKSIYNRGKLYNIINFISNNISTIGNYLIIWIGSNEVIKGKMSLGELFVFLSLLAFFLDPLKKIFNLQIQFQNSIVAANRIGEIFELELEEKKLKNKVNLNNLKEKIEIKNLKFRYGTRKLILDNININIKNKQKIAFIGESGSGKTTLAKLLMRYYDYEEGEIKIGGINIKDMNPYFLRDKISYVSQETFLFNKTIRENLFLDEKVEWKEILDLAEKLKILDFINELPNRFETLIEENGKNLSGGQRQRLSILRALLKKPDILILDEATSNLDFITEKSIKNVIDSLEITTIIIAHRLKTIKMCDKIFIFEKGKIIESGEHLELLEKRGKYFEFWEEQV, encoded by the coding sequence ATGTATCATTATGTAGTTATTCAAAATATAAATAAAGATAAAATTGTTATTTCTGACCTTGCAAAAGGTGTTTTAGAATATAATTTAGAAGATTTTTATAAATTTTGGACAGGTATTCTTATTTTAATTGATAAAACAATGGATATAAAAAAAATTAATATAAATAAAATAGATTTTTGGACATTTTTTAAGAGTATAAAATTACAAAAAATCTTAATTTATAATATTATAATAATATCTTTTATTATTTTATTTTTAGGAATATTTACATCACTTTATTTTAAAATAGTAGTAGATTATGTTTTGAAAAATAAGTTAGTAACTACTTTAAATATTATAATGACTGGGGTTGTTTTTTTATTAGTAATAAAATCTATTTTAGAACTTGTAAGAAACCAATTAATATTATTTTTAAGTCAAAGGATAGATGACATAATATTATTTGGATATTATAAGCATATAATAAATTTACCATTAAATTTTTTTGCAACAAGGAAGATAGGAGAGATAATTTCTCGGTTTTCAGATGGTTCTAATATAAGACAGGCAATATCTGATATATTATTTACTTTAACAATAGATATGCCTTTATCTTTACTTGGAGGAATAATCTTATTTTATTACAATGTTAGATTGTTTTTTGTTTCTTTAGCATTATTAATGTTATATTTTTTAGTTTATAGTATTTTTAAAAATAAGATAAAAATAAAAAATCAAGATGTATTAGAAAAAAATGCAATATTAACATCAAATATTATAGACAATATAAATGGGATAGAAACTATAAAATCATATAATTTAGAAAAAATTATAGAAGATGAAACAGATTATAGATTTATAGAATTTTTAAAATCAATTTATAATAGAGGGAAATTATATAATATAATAAATTTTATTTCTAACAATATATCTACAATTGGAAATTACTTAATTATTTGGATTGGTTCTAATGAAGTTATAAAAGGTAAAATGTCATTAGGAGAATTATTTGTTTTTTTATCATTGTTAGCATTCTTTTTAGACCCTCTGAAAAAAATATTTAATTTACAAATTCAATTTCAAAATTCAATTGTTGCTGCAAATAGAATTGGAGAAATATTTGAATTAGAATTAGAAGAAAAAAAATTAAAGAATAAAGTTAATTTAAATAATTTGAAAGAAAAAATAGAAATTAAGAATTTAAAGTTTAGATATGGTACTAGAAAATTAATATTAGATAATATAAATATTAATATAAAAAACAAACAAAAAATAGCTTTTATTGGAGAATCTGGAAGTGGAAAAACTACTTTGGCAAAATTATTAATGAGATATTATGATTATGAAGAGGGAGAAATAAAGATAGGTGGTATTAATATAAAAGATATGAATCCATATTTTTTAAGAGATAAAATTAGCTATGTATCTCAGGAAACATTTTTATTTAACAAAACTATTCGAGAAAATTTATTTTTAGATGAAAAAGTAGAATGGAAAGAAATTTTAGATTTAGCAGAAAAATTAAAAATATTAGATTTTATAAATGAACTTCCTAATAGATTTGAAACATTAATAGAAGAAAATGGTAAAAATTTATCTGGAGGGCAAAGGCAAAGATTATCCATTTTAAGAGCTTTATTAAAAAAACCAGATATTTTAATATTAGATGAAGCTACAAGTAACTTAGATTTTATAACAGAAAAATCTATAAAAAATGTGATTGATAGCTTAGAAATAACTACAATAATAATAGCTCACAGATTAAAAACTATAAAAATGTGTGATAAAATCTTTATATTTGAAAAAGGAAAAATAATTGAAAGTGGAGAACATTTAGAGTTATTAGAAAAACGTGGTAAATATTTTGAATTTTGGGAAGAACAGGTATAA
- a CDS encoding ABC transporter substrate-binding protein, protein MKKIILSVLTLFMMFSCGNKTEVDVKGGTESIIKIGVPEPLTGDLSQYGVAIKEGIEFKVAQVNNEGGVNGKKIELVVEDTKGDLQEAINIMKKMISVDKVDAVLGEAISANSFAIAELAQKAKIPMITPAGTRFDITENKDFVFRATFTDPFQGEVLAKYIKKLGYSNIAVLTNTSSDYSVGVAKSFKEVADKINLKYDEQKYTKEDKDFKSLLTNIKNSGFDSVLIPDYYNTVGLILSQAKELGLNVKFFGADGWDGIQTDFVDVAEGAIFTTQFDINDSSVLSMEFISKFKEKYAKEPNLFTALGYDAATIIVEALKSVENPSDHISVKKALSNVNLELITGELEFDANRNPKKVVSFLTIENGKLVLKEKF, encoded by the coding sequence ATGAAAAAAATAATATTATCAGTTTTAACACTTTTTATGATGTTTAGCTGTGGTAATAAAACAGAAGTTGATGTAAAAGGAGGAACTGAGTCTATTATTAAAATTGGTGTTCCTGAACCTTTAACTGGAGATTTATCTCAATATGGAGTTGCAATAAAAGAAGGTATAGAATTTAAAGTTGCTCAAGTAAATAATGAGGGTGGAGTTAATGGTAAAAAAATAGAATTAGTGGTTGAAGATACTAAGGGAGATTTACAAGAAGCAATAAATATAATGAAAAAGATGATATCAGTTGATAAAGTTGATGCGGTATTAGGAGAAGCAATTTCAGCAAATTCATTTGCTATTGCCGAACTTGCTCAAAAGGCTAAAATTCCTATGATAACACCAGCAGGTACAAGATTTGATATTACAGAAAATAAAGATTTTGTTTTTAGGGCTACATTTACAGATCCATTTCAAGGAGAAGTGTTAGCTAAATATATTAAGAAGTTAGGATACTCAAATATAGCTGTTTTAACAAATACATCAAGTGATTATTCAGTAGGAGTTGCTAAGAGCTTTAAAGAAGTTGCAGATAAGATTAACTTAAAATATGATGAACAAAAGTATACTAAAGAAGATAAAGATTTTAAATCATTATTAACAAATATAAAGAATTCTGGATTTGATTCAGTTTTAATCCCAGATTATTATAACACAGTAGGTTTAATTTTATCTCAAGCAAAAGAGCTAGGGCTTAATGTTAAATTTTTTGGTGCAGATGGATGGGATGGAATACAAACAGATTTCGTTGATGTAGCTGAAGGAGCAATATTTACAACTCAATTTGATATAAATGATAGTTCAGTATTAAGTATGGAATTTATTTCTAAATTTAAAGAAAAATATGCTAAAGAACCTAATCTATTTACAGCTCTTGGATATGATGCGGCTACTATTATTGTAGAGGCTTTAAAATCTGTTGAAAATCCATCAGATCATATTTCAGTTAAGAAAGCATTAAGCAATGTTAATTTAGAATTAATTACAGGAGAATTAGAATTTGATGCAAATAGAAATCCTAAAAAAGTTGTTTCTTTCTTAACAATAGAAAATGGAAAATTAGTATTAAAAGAAAAATTCTAA
- a CDS encoding HlyD family efflux transporter periplasmic adaptor subunit has protein sequence MKIKKYKLSELINGRDELNNKNKKIYNFFLPLFLIIIFFLFIYIYFFEIELNIKGIGVIESNSNISIVKNIIPGKVSSNYMKDGLYVKKGQVLFELDNHLHVLKYENMIKELDENKKFLNYILLSSIDINSLILNYKLELEQLKFKIEINKIEREKIEKEIENSEEIYSIGGISKKEVLNLKKEYLKIILNEKKLFTEIAEFKFLKQKEVSNKIKKLELELEKMKNIIDNNKIFASIDGELELEKYINVGDYIGSENLGKIIPKDNRYKVKLYINSEDINKIKIGNHVKYFLKDEKGVEYDLIGKIEYISNTPVNMNNNIYYYLYSTIENEKSFKLGLNVEFSILYDKKSIFNYILELIKK, from the coding sequence ATGAAAATAAAAAAATATAAATTAAGTGAATTGATAAATGGAAGAGATGAATTAAACAACAAAAATAAGAAAATTTATAATTTTTTTTTACCATTATTTCTAATAATAATTTTCTTTCTTTTTATTTATATTTATTTTTTTGAAATAGAATTAAATATAAAAGGTATAGGTGTAATTGAAAGTAATTCAAATATTAGTATAGTAAAAAATATTATTCCTGGGAAAGTAAGCTCTAATTATATGAAAGATGGATTATATGTTAAAAAAGGACAAGTTTTATTTGAATTAGATAATCATTTACATGTTTTAAAATATGAAAATATGATAAAAGAACTAGATGAAAATAAAAAGTTTTTAAATTATATTTTATTAAGTAGTATTGATATAAATTCACTTATATTGAATTATAAATTAGAACTAGAACAACTAAAATTTAAAATTGAAATAAATAAAATTGAAAGAGAAAAAATAGAAAAAGAAATAGAAAATTCAGAAGAAATTTATTCTATTGGAGGAATTTCTAAAAAAGAAGTTTTAAATTTAAAAAAAGAATATTTAAAAATTATATTGAATGAAAAGAAATTATTTACTGAAATTGCAGAATTTAAATTTCTTAAGCAAAAAGAAGTATCAAATAAGATTAAAAAATTAGAGTTAGAATTAGAAAAAATGAAAAATATTATAGATAATAATAAAATATTTGCTTCAATTGATGGAGAATTAGAATTAGAAAAATATATTAATGTAGGAGATTATATTGGAAGTGAAAATTTAGGAAAAATTATACCTAAAGATAATAGATACAAAGTTAAATTGTATATAAATTCAGAAGATATAAACAAAATAAAAATTGGAAATCATGTTAAATATTTTTTAAAAGATGAAAAAGGAGTAGAATACGATTTAATTGGAAAAATTGAATATATATCAAATACACCAGTAAATATGAATAATAACATATACTATTATTTATATAGCACTATAGAAAATGAAAAAAGCTTTAAATTGGGATTAAATGTAGAATTTTCTATATTATATGATAAAAAAAGCATTTTTAATTATATTTTAGAACTTATAAAAAAATAA